In one window of Solanum pennellii chromosome 2, SPENNV200 DNA:
- the LOC107010249 gene encoding protein CLMP1-like, with the protein MGKSGGRKKKGQNQGENHKPVVNGTVDLDSSIFLKRAHELKEEGNKRFQAKDFVGALQQYDNALKLTPKTHPERAVFHSNRAACMMQMKPIDYDSVISECTMALQVQPRFVRALLRRARALEAVGKYEMAMQDVQMLLDADGNHQDALEIAGRLSMILGPRQDAQQDLQSRPSPAALGASAVGAASIAGLGPCLPSRSMSKKPVPSTGATVVSVNSKPNKPSYVMPAENSTQAKVQLPSVSLKPSTGPSKPNISPSMDDQKENASTSASITVHGHSKEAVIRWRPLKLVYDHDIRLAQMPVNCSFRVLRDIVMKRFPMSKSVLVKYKDSDGDLVTITCTAELRLAESWVDSLVPKDPDADEGDFIGMLRLHIVEVSPEQEPALLEEEERPVESEENIADESVSHSSLSDSIVETLESEINKSEKGITKEKTITEDPECKEVEMDDWLFEFAQLFRTHVGIDPDAHIDLHELGMELSAEALEETVTSEAAQALFDKAALKFQEVAALAFFNWGNVHMCAARKRMPIDDSASKETMGIKLQAAYDWVKEKYSLAKEKYEEALSIKPDFYEGLLALGQQQFEMAKLHWSFVLAKKEDLSSWDRTETLALFESAEEKMKAATQMWEKLEELRDNELKDPSTSKKDELLRRKKKQGSGPEGEVSATGGPGEISADEAAQQAAVMRSQIHLFWGNMLFERSQVECKLGLTGWKEKLDTAVERFKLAGASEIDISTVLKNHCSNEEATQGSQEMVESLKTEGNDNPND; encoded by the coding sequence ATGGGGAAATCAGGTGGTAGGaagaaaaagggtcaaaatcaAGGGGAGAACCATAAACCTGTTGTTAATGGTACTGTTGATTTGGACtcatcaattttcttaaaaagagCCCACGAACTGAAAGAAGAGGGAAACAAAAGGTTTCAGGCTAAGGATTTTGTAGGGGCTTTACAACAATATGATAATGCTCTCAAACTTACACCAAAAACTCACCCAGAAAGAGCTGTGTTCCATAGCAACAGAGCAGCCTGTATGATGCAAATGAAACCCATAGATTATGATTCTGTTATTTCTGAGTGTACTATGGCACTTCAGGTTCAGCCTCGGTTTGTTCGAGCTCTTCTGCGAAGGGCCCGTGCACTTGAGGCTGTGGGTAAGTATGAAATGGCAATGCAAGATGTGCAAATGCTATTGGATGCTGATGGGAATCATCAGGATGCCTTGGAAATTGCAGGGCGATTGAGCATGATACTTGGTCCCCGCCAGGATGCCCAGCAAGACCTCCAGAGCCGCCCATCTCCAGCTGCACTTGGTGCATCTGCAGTGGGTGCCGCCTCTATTGCTGGTCTAGGACCCTGTTTACCTTCTCGATCAATGTCTAAGAAGCCAGTACCATCAACTGGGGCTACGGTTGTGTCAGTTAATAGTAAACCCAATAAGCCCTCTTATGTTATGCCAGCTGAAAATAGTACTCAGGCCAAAGTTCAGTTGCCAAGTGTTTCCTTGAAGCCTTCAACTGGTCCTTCTAAACCTAATATAAGTCCTAGTATGGATGATCAGAAGGAGAATGCTTCTACCTCAGCATCAATAACAGTCCATGGACATTCTAAAGAGGCTGTGATTCGTTGGAGGCCATTGAAGCTTGTTTATGATCATGATATAAGACTTGCCCAAATGCCTGTAAATTGCAGTTTTAGAGTCTTAAGGGATATTGTTATGAAACGGTTTCCGATGTCCAAATCTGTTCTTGTTAAATATAAGGACAGTGACGGTGATTTGGTAACTATTACCTGTACGGCTGAGCTTAGATTGGCCGAGTCCTGGGTTGATAGTCTAGTACCAAAAGACCCTGATGCAGATGAAGGTGACTTCATAGGGATGTTGAGATTGCATATTGTCGAGGTGAGTCCTGAACAAGAACCAGCTTTGTTGGAAGAGGAAGAGAGGCCTGTTGAGAGTGAGGAGAATATAGCAGATGAGAGTGTATCCCACTCTTCACTAAGTGATTCCATTGTGGAAACTCTGGAAAGTGAGATTAACAAGTCAGAGAAGGGCATTACGAAAGAGAAAACCATAACAGAAGATCCTGAATGCAAGGAGGTTGAGATGGATGATTGGTTGTTCGAGTTCGCTCAGTTATTCAGGACTCATGTTGGCATTGATCCGGATGCCCACATTGACCTGCACGAGCTTGGGATGGAGCTTAGCGCTGAAGCCCTTGAGGAGACTGTGACAAGTGAAGCAGCTCAAGCTCTTTTTGACAAGGCTGCCTTAAAGTTTCAGGAAGTGGCTGCTCTGGCTTTTTTCAACTGGGGAAATGTTCACATGTGTGCAGCAAGGAAACGAATGCCAATTGATGATTCTGCGTCAAAGGAGACGATGGGTATCAAGCTTCAAGCAGCATATGACTgggtgaaagaaaaatattctcTGGCCAAAGAGAAGTATGAGGAGGCTCTCTCGATTAAACCAGACTTTTATGAGGGGTTGTTAGCATTAGGGCAGCAGCAATTTGAAATGGCAAAACTTCACTGGTCCTTTGTCTTGGCTAAGAAAGAGGACCTGTCAAGTTGGGATCGTACTGAGACGCTTGCTCTATTTGAAAGTGCAGAAGAGAAAATGAAAGCAGCAACTCAGATGTGGGAAAAGCTGGAGGAGCTTAGGGATAATGAACTAAAAGATCCTAGTACAAGCAAGAAGGATGAACTACTAAGGAGAAAGAAGAAACAGGGAAGTGGTCCTGAAGGTGAGGTGTCAGCTACAGGTGGTCCAGGTGAAATTTCAGCTGATGAGGCTGCACAGCAAGCTGCTGTAATGCGATCTCAAATACATTTATTTTGGGGTAATATGCTTTTTGAGCGGTCTCAAGTTGAATGTAAATTGGGGTTGACTGGTTGGAAGGAGAAGCTTGATACTGCTGTTGAAAGATTTAAGCTTGCTGGAGCTTCTGAAATTGACATCTCAACAGTTCTGAAGAATCATTGTTCCAATGAAGAAGCTACTCAGGGATCTCAGGAAATGGTTGAGAGCCTGAAGACTGAGGGGAATGATAATCCAAATGACTAG